A part of Arthrobacter dokdonellae genomic DNA contains:
- a CDS encoding chondroitinase family polysaccharide lyase, with the protein MPRPSMEISRRGLLSVAAVGAATVAVVQVSPAFADTPTPVATPTSTPPATLAELEANALALTPPAFLLETAVPKQFSTSDGSPLSIVSDVNHFGDSSLRWDYKSRSTLSIKAPLGIVPPSDSEGGNGADIGYDVNTLAFWIYQSKPSSGTLQIEAGRGSRKDAWCEMNLNFTGWRTAWIRYQDMNGTARSDMDQLRFTAPAGAGTLYLDQILVNRPVRSNNPTRDRQVPFVNPGVSSDANEHWLDLLWFSEQEAKPLAMPAPTAAQLADLAAIKTAYTAAVRQKVTVTAASMAALVAATDKLGVPAAGVLGGGRPIVGYQNSIYPPAIAADMGRLAPFIGLQAFTTQMLAVAKAYDSTSDPVLKGQAADLFMRMLDYYTDQGWTDGSVQGTIHHLGYQNRNFYSSVWLMQGLLADRGRLDDVRATLNWQVGLGRLRQGTDDVVRFYNGIMDIINTTLMGLLGAALLVEGEAAQVAHLRLLKTWIDNASTPSPGTEGGFKPDFATFHHMGHYPAYSRDGMNGGSPVMAILAGTGFAMSQAAHEQWVQSLLSMRFYSTTTDWPIALSNRHPVGNDGMSINAYQSMTQAGSPDGKYALDPVMGAAWLRLLPAKLYSPQIALKNALAAAGVVAEPDPTGCQVMNHAALVTQRRENWLVSVRGHNRYLWSTEMYAGANEYGRYMTYGHVQVMSGKDPVTNQVTNAASGFVQPGWDWNRLPGTTAIQLPFNLLLSKLNPLGEEVLLSDQRIGGGGTIGGQNGAFMMSLHENAEYDGSFHARKSVFMFDDRVVLLGSGIVNNDRAHSTQTTLFQCHLADTSVPTQDSRVGAIATVPYSSVGKTSAPVWLVDPQNVGYYVPGGQQLEVSRAVQTAPDQGATTTGTLPYAIAVLDHGTKPRNASYEYALVVGATADSMTAFTTAMGNKSTAPYTVLQHDDDAHVVADLATGITAHAVFEASKRIKGGVVTAVDTPSVVLVQPVGAELAVSVTDPDLRFYDGKDKSSPTQSPFGVPWKASPSQGSRITVELEGRWSTSGAGASARTGRTTTKLTVDCANGLPTELRLTKA; encoded by the coding sequence ATGCCTCGTCCATCCATGGAGATCAGTCGTCGCGGCCTGCTGTCCGTAGCCGCCGTTGGTGCGGCCACGGTCGCCGTCGTCCAGGTCTCGCCCGCGTTCGCCGACACTCCCACACCGGTGGCAACCCCAACGAGCACGCCGCCGGCCACGCTGGCCGAGTTGGAAGCGAACGCGCTGGCGCTGACGCCGCCGGCGTTCTTGCTGGAGACGGCAGTGCCGAAGCAGTTCTCCACCTCCGACGGATCGCCCTTGAGCATTGTCTCCGACGTGAACCACTTTGGTGATTCCAGCCTGCGCTGGGACTATAAGTCCCGTTCCACGCTTAGCATCAAGGCGCCCCTGGGGATCGTGCCTCCCTCGGACTCGGAGGGCGGCAACGGGGCGGACATCGGTTACGACGTGAACACGCTGGCGTTTTGGATCTACCAGTCAAAGCCGTCCTCGGGCACACTGCAGATCGAAGCCGGGCGGGGCTCACGCAAGGACGCATGGTGTGAGATGAACCTGAACTTCACCGGGTGGCGGACAGCCTGGATCCGCTACCAGGACATGAACGGCACGGCCCGTTCCGACATGGACCAGCTGCGGTTCACCGCTCCCGCCGGTGCCGGTACCCTCTACTTGGACCAGATCCTGGTCAACCGGCCGGTGCGCTCGAACAACCCGACCCGGGACCGCCAGGTCCCGTTCGTCAACCCCGGGGTCTCCTCGGATGCCAACGAGCACTGGCTTGACCTGCTGTGGTTCTCCGAGCAGGAAGCCAAACCGTTGGCGATGCCGGCACCCACCGCGGCGCAGTTGGCCGACCTCGCCGCGATCAAGACTGCCTATACCGCGGCGGTCCGCCAGAAAGTGACAGTCACCGCGGCGTCCATGGCAGCCCTGGTGGCCGCGACCGACAAGTTGGGCGTCCCGGCGGCCGGGGTCCTCGGCGGCGGCAGGCCGATCGTGGGCTACCAGAACTCGATCTATCCGCCGGCCATCGCGGCGGACATGGGCCGCCTTGCCCCCTTTATCGGGCTGCAGGCCTTCACCACCCAGATGCTCGCCGTGGCCAAGGCCTATGATTCAACTTCGGATCCGGTCTTGAAGGGCCAGGCGGCGGACCTCTTCATGCGCATGCTGGACTACTACACCGACCAGGGCTGGACCGACGGCAGTGTCCAGGGGACCATTCACCACCTGGGCTACCAGAACCGAAACTTCTACAGCTCGGTGTGGCTGATGCAGGGCCTGCTGGCCGATCGCGGCCGGTTAGACGACGTGCGGGCGACCCTGAACTGGCAGGTGGGCCTGGGCCGGCTGCGGCAGGGAACGGACGATGTTGTCCGCTTCTACAACGGCATCATGGACATCATCAACACCACGCTGATGGGCCTGCTGGGCGCCGCGCTGCTCGTGGAGGGTGAGGCGGCTCAGGTGGCGCACCTGCGCCTGCTCAAGACCTGGATCGACAACGCCAGCACCCCTTCGCCCGGGACCGAGGGCGGCTTCAAGCCCGACTTCGCCACGTTCCACCACATGGGCCACTACCCGGCCTACTCCCGGGACGGCATGAACGGCGGCTCGCCGGTCATGGCCATTCTCGCCGGCACCGGCTTCGCCATGTCCCAGGCGGCACACGAACAATGGGTGCAGTCCCTGCTGTCAATGCGCTTCTACTCCACTACCACCGATTGGCCGATCGCGCTGTCCAACAGGCACCCAGTCGGTAACGACGGAATGAGCATCAACGCGTACCAGTCCATGACCCAGGCGGGTAGCCCAGACGGCAAGTACGCGCTTGACCCTGTGATGGGAGCGGCCTGGCTGCGGCTTCTGCCGGCCAAGCTCTACTCTCCGCAGATCGCACTGAAGAACGCGCTGGCAGCCGCTGGAGTGGTGGCGGAGCCGGACCCCACCGGTTGTCAGGTGATGAACCACGCGGCGCTGGTCACCCAGCGGCGGGAGAACTGGCTGGTCTCGGTGCGCGGGCACAACCGCTACCTGTGGAGCACCGAAATGTATGCGGGAGCCAACGAATACGGCCGGTACATGACGTACGGGCACGTGCAGGTCATGAGTGGGAAAGACCCTGTCACCAACCAGGTCACCAACGCTGCATCGGGATTTGTCCAGCCGGGCTGGGACTGGAACAGGTTGCCGGGCACTACGGCGATCCAGTTGCCGTTCAACCTGCTGCTGAGCAAGCTCAATCCCTTGGGTGAGGAGGTGTTGCTGTCGGATCAGCGGATCGGCGGCGGCGGGACGATCGGCGGGCAAAACGGGGCGTTCATGATGAGCCTGCATGAGAACGCCGAATACGACGGATCGTTCCATGCGCGCAAGTCCGTGTTCATGTTCGATGACCGGGTGGTGCTGCTGGGTAGCGGGATTGTCAACAACGACCGCGCGCACAGCACCCAGACCACGTTGTTCCAGTGCCACCTGGCCGACACGTCGGTGCCGACGCAGGACTCGCGGGTTGGCGCGATCGCCACGGTGCCGTACAGCAGTGTGGGGAAGACGTCCGCTCCGGTGTGGTTGGTGGACCCGCAGAACGTGGGCTACTACGTCCCCGGCGGCCAGCAGCTGGAGGTGAGCCGGGCGGTGCAGACGGCCCCGGACCAGGGCGCCACCACCACGGGCACGCTGCCGTACGCGATCGCTGTCCTGGATCACGGGACCAAGCCGCGCAACGCGAGCTACGAGTACGCGTTGGTGGTGGGTGCCACGGCTGATTCCATGACGGCCTTCACCACGGCCATGGGCAACAAGTCCACGGCCCCGTACACGGTGCTCCAGCACGACGACGACGCCCACGTGGTGGCGGACCTGGCCACCGGGATCACCGCCCACGCGGTGTTCGAGGCCTCCAAGCGGATCAAGGGCGGGGTGGTCACGGCCGTGGACACCCCCTCGGTGGTCCTGGTCCAGCCGGTTGGCGCCGAACTGGCCGTCTCGGTCACCGACCCGGACCTGCGCTTCTATGACGGCAAGGACAAGTCCTCACCGACGCAGTCACCGTTCGGTGTGCCGTGGAAGGCCTCCCCAAGCCAGGGCAGCCGCATCACCGTGGAACTGGAAGGCCGCTGGAGCACCAGCGGCGCAGGGGCCAGCGCACGGACCGGCCGCACCACCACCAAGCTCACCGTCGACTGCGCCAACGGCCTCCCCACCGAACTGCGCCTGACCAAGGCGTAA
- a CDS encoding chondroitinase family polysaccharide lyase, giving the protein MPRPSPQISRRSLLTVAAAGAATVAVVQVSPAFADTPTPVASPTPTAAPPTTLAQLEALALAQTPPVFMLETAVPQQLSTSDASPLSITSTVAHTGGSSLRWDYKSQSTLLINTPLQVTAAAESNGATLAFWIYQSKASTGTLKIEGGRGSGRDIWCEMNLDFTGWRTAWIPYTDMNGRARPDMDQLRFTAPASAGTLYLDLLMVNTVVGPGQAAPDRQVPFVDQGVHTGANEHWLDLLWFSEQEAQPLATPAPTAAQLADLATVTAAYYSTISSKAKVTAATVAGLEASIDQLGVPAAGVLGAGPAIIGYQAQMYPAALANDIATLTPSIGLRPFADQMLVVAKAYDAATDATLKNQVGALYLRMLDYFTDQGWTAGSCQGTIHHLGYQARGFYNSVFLMRPYLETAGRFDDVRATLAWMVGLGRLRQGNENIVRFYNGIMDILSTTLLGLLASALLAEGEASQVAHLGLLKTWIDNASTPSPGTEGGFKTDNATFHHMGHYPAYSVDGLSGGSPVLSALAGTGFAVSRATHEQWNATLLAMRFYANKSNWPIALSNRHPTGVDGLTLGPYQAMTQLGSPDGKSALDPVIGAAFLRLLPVKPSSAQTALAKSLAAAGVVAEPDPTGCQVMNHAALVSHRRDNWLVSVRGHNRYLWSTEMYVGANEYGRYMTYGHVQVMGGGTPVSNAGSGFVQPGWDWNRMPGTTAIQLPFELLKANLDAEGGQEVLLSDQRIGGGGTIGGQNGAFMMSLHENAEYDGSFHARKSVFMFDDRVVLLGSGIVNNDRAHSTQTTLFQCHLADTSVPTQDSRVGAIATVPYSSVGKTSAPVWLVDPQNVGYYVPGGQQLEVSRAVQTAPDQGATTTGTLPYAIAVLDHGTKPRNASYEYALVVGATADSMTAFTTAMGNKSTAPYTVLQHDDDAHVVADLATGITAHAVFEASKRIKGGVVTAVDTPSVVLVQPVGAELAVSVTDPDLRFYDGKDKSSPTQSPFETPWRGSPSQGSRITVELEGRWSTSGAGASARTGRTTTKLTVDCANGIPTELRLTRA; this is encoded by the coding sequence GTGCCTCGTCCATCACCACAAATCAGCCGTCGCAGTCTGCTCACTGTCGCGGCAGCCGGAGCGGCCACTGTCGCCGTCGTCCAGGTATCTCCTGCGTTCGCCGACACCCCCACGCCTGTTGCATCCCCAACGCCCACCGCCGCGCCTCCGACGACGCTGGCGCAGCTGGAGGCGCTGGCGCTGGCGCAGACACCGCCGGTATTCATGCTGGAGACGGCGGTGCCGCAGCAGCTGAGCACGTCCGACGCCTCGCCACTGAGCATCACCAGCACGGTGGCCCACACCGGCGGCTCCAGCCTGCGGTGGGACTACAAATCCCAGTCAACCCTGCTGATCAACACGCCCCTTCAGGTCACCGCGGCGGCTGAGTCGAACGGGGCAACCCTTGCGTTCTGGATCTACCAGTCCAAGGCATCCACGGGAACGCTGAAGATCGAGGGTGGGCGCGGCTCAGGCAGGGACATCTGGTGCGAGATGAACCTGGACTTCACCGGCTGGCGGACGGCGTGGATCCCCTACACGGACATGAACGGGCGGGCACGGCCGGACATGGACCAGCTGCGCTTCACCGCCCCTGCCAGCGCCGGGACGTTGTACCTGGACCTGCTCATGGTCAATACCGTGGTCGGTCCGGGGCAGGCGGCCCCGGACCGGCAGGTGCCCTTCGTTGATCAGGGAGTCCACACCGGCGCCAACGAGCACTGGCTGGACCTGCTGTGGTTCTCCGAGCAAGAGGCCCAGCCGCTGGCAACGCCGGCCCCCACTGCGGCGCAGCTGGCCGACCTCGCGACGGTCACGGCGGCGTACTACTCGACCATCAGCTCCAAGGCAAAGGTGACGGCAGCCACCGTCGCCGGACTGGAGGCGTCCATCGACCAATTGGGCGTGCCAGCGGCAGGGGTCTTGGGGGCCGGCCCGGCGATCATCGGCTACCAGGCCCAGATGTACCCGGCGGCCCTGGCCAACGACATTGCGACGCTCACGCCGAGCATCGGCCTGCGACCCTTCGCGGACCAGATGCTCGTCGTGGCCAAGGCGTATGACGCGGCCACGGACGCGACCCTGAAGAACCAGGTCGGCGCCCTGTACCTGCGGATGCTGGACTACTTCACCGACCAGGGCTGGACTGCGGGCAGCTGCCAGGGCACGATCCACCACCTGGGCTACCAGGCACGCGGCTTCTACAATTCGGTGTTCCTGATGCGCCCCTACCTGGAGACGGCGGGACGGTTTGACGACGTGCGCGCGACCCTGGCCTGGATGGTGGGCCTGGGCCGGCTTCGTCAGGGCAATGAGAACATTGTCCGTTTCTACAACGGCATCATGGACATCCTTAGCACGACGCTGCTGGGCCTGCTGGCCAGTGCCCTGCTTGCGGAGGGGGAGGCGTCCCAGGTCGCGCACCTTGGCCTGCTGAAGACGTGGATCGACAACGCCAGCACCCCCTCACCCGGCACGGAGGGCGGCTTCAAGACGGACAACGCCACGTTCCACCACATGGGGCACTACCCGGCCTACTCTGTGGACGGGCTCTCCGGCGGATCTCCGGTGCTGTCGGCGTTGGCGGGGACCGGATTTGCGGTCTCGCGGGCGACCCATGAGCAGTGGAATGCCACCTTGTTGGCGATGCGCTTCTACGCGAACAAGTCCAACTGGCCGATCGCCCTGTCCAACCGGCACCCCACGGGTGTTGACGGGCTGACGCTCGGCCCGTACCAGGCGATGACCCAGTTGGGCAGCCCCGACGGCAAGTCCGCGCTGGACCCGGTGATCGGTGCGGCGTTCCTGCGCCTGCTGCCGGTCAAGCCCTCCTCCGCCCAGACGGCGTTGGCGAAGTCGCTGGCCGCGGCCGGCGTGGTCGCCGAGCCGGACCCCACCGGCTGCCAGGTGATGAACCACGCGGCCCTGGTCTCGCACCGTCGGGACAATTGGCTGGTCTCGGTGCGCGGGCACAACCGCTACCTGTGGAGCACCGAGATGTACGTGGGCGCCAACGAATACGGCCGGTACATGACGTACGGGCACGTGCAGGTCATGGGCGGGGGGACTCCGGTCAGCAACGCCGGCTCGGGCTTTGTCCAGCCGGGCTGGGACTGGAACCGGATGCCTGGCACCACCGCCATCCAGCTGCCCTTTGAACTGCTGAAAGCAAATCTCGACGCCGAAGGCGGGCAGGAGGTGTTGCTGTCGGATCAGCGGATCGGCGGCGGCGGGACGATCGGCGGGCAAAACGGGGCGTTCATGATGAGCCTGCATGAGAACGCCGAATACGACGGATCGTTCCATGCGCGCAAGTCCGTGTTCATGTTCGATGACCGGGTGGTGCTGCTGGGTAGCGGGATTGTCAACAACGACCGCGCGCACAGCACCCAGACCACCTTGTTCCAGTGCCACCTGGCCGACACGTCGGTGCCGACGCAGGACTCGCGGGTTGGCGCGATCGCCACGGTGCCGTACAGCAGTGTGGGGAAGACGTCCGCTCCGGTGTGGTTGGTGGACCCGCAGAACGTGGGCTACTACGTCCCCGGCGGCCAGCAGCTGGAGGTGAGCCGGGCGGTGCAGACGGCCCCGGACCAGGGCGCCACCACCACGGGCACGCTGCCGTACGCGATCGCTGTCCTGGATCACGGGACCAAGCCGCGCAACGCGAGCTACGAGTACGCGTTGGTGGTGGGTGCCACGGCTGATTCCATGACGGCCTTCACCACGGCCATGGGCAACAAGTCCACGGCCCCGTACACGGTGCTCCAGCACGACGACGACGCCCACGTGGTGGCGGACCTGGCCACCGGGATCACCGCCCACGCGGTGTTCGAGGCCTCCAAGCGGATCAAGGGCGGGGTGGTCACGGCCGTGGACACCCCCTCGGTGGTCCTGGTCCAGCCGGTTGGCGCCGAACTGGCCGTCTCGGTCACCGACCCGGACCTGCGCTTCTATGACGGCAAGGACAAGTCCTCACCGACGCAGTCACCGTTCGAAACGCCGTGGCGCGGATCGCCAAGCCAGGGCAGCCGCATCACCGTGGAACTGGAAGGCCGCTGGAGCACCAGCGGCGCAGGGGCCAGCGCACGGACCGGCCGCACCACCACCAAGCTCACCGTCGACTGCGCCAACGGCATCCCGACCGAGCTGCGCCTGACAAGGGCATAG
- a CDS encoding alpha-L-fucosidase: MTISRSSTMPSLPPGNGGRAAPATPPAPPRRAPVAAPIADEGIHGLSVVRHGAEDIARRQAWTDARFGVFVHWGVSAALGGFWNGKRVAGLAEWIQFRARIPLADYAALAKTFDPVDFDAREWVRMAADAGAKYFVYTAKHHDGFAMYHSRVSAYNVSEATPFRRDPLAEIAQACADYGIMLGIYYSQTIDWEDPDAVGQSCNSWDFEPDKGDFHRYWRRKAAPQLREILSNYGDIGLLWFDMPNGIPAECAQEAFDLVRELQPGAVINSRLGGGADADYTSMDDNYFNNFLPPRDWETAATTNDSWGFSKSASGWKPAASLCDTLAYTVSRGGNLLLNAGPDATGAIPDKVKAQFAGIGAWMQRALPGIRGAGPTPFAGSFDWGHATTGESAIYLHVTDPGKRELSLRGVAAEPDAVRDLGTGAPLPFTLADPDGTGAVLTVALADPVDGLPRTIELAFDGAPPTSSDIVQVPHTALRLDVWTANIGPGGSLQWNFTMATPGEYRVVLLSKETFGNFDPQWWADGMRGTLETQGIRTPFVLHRDGDEPNPVLHYWKTVRSEIGRLHVARPGDQELTITGLPAVDSKWDRDGVNLTALRLEPIESAPLE, translated from the coding sequence ATGACAATTTCACGAAGCAGCACCATGCCGTCCCTGCCGCCGGGCAACGGCGGCAGGGCAGCGCCCGCCACGCCCCCGGCACCGCCGCGCAGGGCCCCTGTGGCCGCGCCCATCGCCGATGAAGGCATCCATGGGCTGTCGGTGGTCCGCCACGGCGCCGAAGACATTGCACGGCGCCAGGCGTGGACGGATGCACGGTTTGGGGTGTTTGTCCACTGGGGCGTATCGGCTGCCTTGGGTGGGTTTTGGAACGGGAAGCGTGTTGCGGGACTGGCCGAATGGATCCAGTTCAGGGCCAGGATTCCCCTTGCCGACTACGCAGCCCTGGCGAAGACGTTCGACCCGGTTGACTTCGATGCCCGTGAATGGGTGCGCATGGCCGCCGACGCCGGAGCCAAGTATTTTGTGTACACGGCAAAACACCACGACGGATTCGCCATGTACCATTCACGGGTGTCGGCCTACAACGTCTCGGAGGCCACACCGTTCCGCCGTGACCCGCTGGCTGAAATTGCGCAAGCATGCGCCGACTACGGCATCATGCTCGGGATCTACTACTCCCAAACCATTGATTGGGAAGACCCGGACGCTGTGGGGCAGAGCTGCAACAGTTGGGACTTCGAACCCGACAAGGGGGATTTTCACAGATATTGGCGCCGCAAGGCCGCACCCCAGTTGCGTGAAATTCTCAGCAATTACGGTGATATCGGGCTGCTGTGGTTTGACATGCCCAATGGCATTCCAGCCGAATGTGCACAGGAAGCGTTTGACCTGGTGAGGGAACTGCAGCCCGGCGCCGTCATCAACAGCCGTCTCGGTGGCGGGGCGGACGCCGACTACACCTCCATGGATGACAACTATTTTAACAACTTCCTGCCGCCCAGGGACTGGGAAACGGCCGCAACCACGAATGACAGTTGGGGATTCTCGAAATCGGCTTCCGGCTGGAAGCCAGCGGCCAGCCTCTGTGACACGCTGGCCTACACTGTCAGCCGCGGCGGCAACCTGCTGCTTAACGCCGGCCCCGACGCCACCGGCGCCATCCCCGACAAGGTTAAAGCCCAATTCGCCGGGATCGGCGCCTGGATGCAGCGTGCATTGCCGGGCATCCGGGGCGCAGGGCCGACACCATTTGCAGGAAGTTTTGACTGGGGCCATGCCACCACCGGTGAATCGGCCATCTACCTGCACGTAACCGACCCGGGGAAGCGGGAGCTCTCATTGCGGGGCGTCGCCGCGGAACCGGATGCCGTGCGTGACCTGGGCACCGGAGCGCCCCTGCCTTTCACCCTGGCCGACCCTGACGGGACGGGCGCCGTTCTCACCGTGGCCCTGGCCGACCCAGTTGACGGCCTGCCCCGCACCATCGAATTGGCTTTTGACGGTGCCCCACCCACATCATCGGACATCGTGCAGGTCCCGCACACGGCGCTGCGGCTGGACGTATGGACCGCGAACATTGGCCCCGGGGGTTCGCTGCAATGGAACTTCACGATGGCCACTCCCGGCGAATACCGGGTGGTGCTGTTGAGCAAGGAAACCTTTGGCAACTTCGACCCGCAGTGGTGGGCCGACGGCATGCGCGGGACCTTGGAGACGCAAGGGATTCGGACACCGTTTGTGCTGCACCGCGACGGCGACGAGCCAAATCCCGTCCTGCACTATTGGAAGACGGTTCGCAGCGAGATTGGGCGCCTTCACGTCGCGCGCCCGGGGGACCAGGAGCTGACCATCACCGGGCTGCCGGCGGTTGACTCAAAGTGGGACCGGGACGGGGTCAACCTGACCGCGCTCAGGCTCGAACCGATCGAATCTGCGCCACTGGAATGA